A region from the Geobacillus vulcani PSS1 genome encodes:
- the sppA gene encoding signal peptide peptidase SppA: MNRKRWTALAIAAALFVISVLVQAVGALLSDKAGGWSESWLALIEAPFTEEVVEDGDPLKKIAVLEVNGVIQEAGEAESLLSSSTYNHQTFLQMIQQAKEDSDVKAIILRINSPGGGVAESAEIYDQLMKLKKKTHKPVYVSMGAMAASGGYYIATAGDKIFASPETITGSIGVIMQSVNYEGLAKKYGVELVTIKSGPYKDIMNPARKMTEAERDLLQRLINQSYEAFVDVVAKGRKLPEDTVRKLADGRIYDGRQAKALRLVDEFGYLDDAIAALKKEHHLTGAQVVKYVNDAPWSSLLEMASNRMKPDSEAAGLIRLLSRPSSPRLMYLYAE; encoded by the coding sequence ATGAATCGAAAACGATGGACGGCGTTGGCCATCGCCGCGGCCTTGTTTGTGATCTCGGTGCTCGTTCAAGCGGTCGGCGCTCTCTTGTCTGACAAGGCCGGCGGCTGGTCGGAAAGCTGGCTGGCGCTCATTGAGGCGCCGTTTACGGAAGAAGTGGTGGAAGACGGCGATCCACTGAAAAAAATCGCCGTGCTGGAAGTGAACGGCGTCATTCAAGAGGCGGGGGAAGCCGAGTCGCTTCTTTCCTCATCGACGTACAACCACCAGACGTTTTTGCAAATGATCCAACAGGCGAAAGAAGATTCAGACGTCAAAGCGATCATCTTGCGCATCAATTCGCCGGGCGGCGGGGTCGCGGAAAGCGCGGAAATTTACGATCAGCTGATGAAACTGAAAAAGAAAACCCATAAGCCGGTGTACGTATCGATGGGAGCGATGGCGGCTTCCGGCGGCTACTACATCGCGACAGCCGGCGATAAAATTTTCGCCAGCCCGGAGACGATCACCGGCTCCATCGGCGTCATCATGCAAAGCGTCAACTATGAAGGGCTGGCAAAGAAGTACGGCGTGGAGCTTGTCACGATCAAAAGCGGGCCGTACAAAGACATCATGAATCCGGCGCGCAAAATGACCGAGGCGGAGCGCGATCTTTTGCAGCGCCTGATCAACCAGTCGTATGAAGCGTTTGTTGATGTGGTAGCCAAAGGGAGAAAGCTGCCGGAAGACACGGTGCGCAAGCTGGCGGACGGCCGCATTTATGATGGCCGCCAGGCGAAGGCGCTCCGCCTTGTCGACGAGTTCGGCTACTTGGATGACGCCATCGCTGCGCTCAAAAAAGAGCATCATTTAACCGGCGCCCAAGTCGTAAAATACGTAAACGATGCGCCGTGGAGTTCGCTGTTGGAAATGGCGTCGAACCGGATGAAGCCGGACAGCGAGGCGGCGGGGCTGATCCGCCTGCTGTCGCGTCCCTCCTCGCCGCGGCTCATGTATTTATACGCTGAGTAA
- a CDS encoding RDD family protein codes for MTDMQATAPPMDPLPPAERPLCYGGFWLRFWAYWLDVIVVSSLNRLVVWPLFRLFDWPLTRDGLFAPAAVAAAVVFYAYFVLMTKWFGQTLGKMVFGLKVADERGEPLTWLTVLFREVIGKFISKTLFFIGFLFVAFSEKKKGMHDQFADTIVIRE; via the coding sequence ATGACAGACATGCAAGCGACGGCGCCGCCGATGGACCCTCTTCCGCCGGCGGAACGCCCCCTCTGCTACGGCGGCTTTTGGCTCCGCTTTTGGGCGTATTGGCTCGATGTCATCGTCGTCTCGAGCCTCAACCGGCTTGTCGTCTGGCCGCTTTTCCGCCTGTTCGATTGGCCGCTTACGCGGGACGGTTTGTTCGCGCCGGCGGCGGTTGCGGCAGCGGTCGTCTTTTACGCCTATTTCGTGTTGATGACAAAATGGTTCGGACAGACGCTTGGCAAAATGGTGTTCGGCCTGAAAGTGGCCGATGAACGCGGCGAGCCTTTGACATGGCTTACTGTGCTGTTCCGCGAAGTCATCGGCAAGTTCATTTCCAAGACGTTGTTTTTTATCGGCTTTTTGTTCGTAGCTTTTTCCGAAAAGAAAAAAGGAATGCACGATCAGTTTGCCGATACGATCGTCATCCGCGAGTGA